A genomic region of Mycobacterium sp. Aquia_213 contains the following coding sequences:
- a CDS encoding nitrite/sulfite reductase, with translation MTTARPAKAARSEGQWALGDREPLNPNEEFKQAGPPLEVRERILDKYSKEGFDSIEKNDLRGRMRWWGLYTQREQGYDGSWTGDDNMDKLEAKYFMLRVRCDGGALSAPALRTLGQISTEFARDTADISDRENVQYHWIRVEDVPEIWRRLDEVGLQTAEACGDCPRVILGSPLAGESLDEVLDPTWAIDEIVRRYIGQPEFADLPRKFKTAISGLQDVVHEVNDIAFIGVNHPEHGPGLDLWVGGGLSTVPMLGQRVGAWVPLEEVPEVWAAVTSIFRDYGYRRLRAKARLKFLIKDWGIEKFREVLETEYLKRPLIDGPAPEPVKHPIDHVGVQRLKNGLNAVGVAAIAGRVSGTILSAVADLAAQAGSDRIRFTPYQKLVILDIPDDKLDDVTAGLDALGLQSQPSHWRRNLMACTGIEFCKLSFAETRVRAQTLVPELESRLQDINSQLDVPITVNINGCPNSCARIQIADIGFKGQMVDDGNGNSVEGFQVHLGGSLGLDSGFGRKLRQHKVTSDELGDYIDRVARNFVKHRNDGERFAQWALRAEEGDLR, from the coding sequence ATGACCACAGCCCGTCCCGCCAAGGCGGCCCGGAGTGAGGGCCAGTGGGCGCTGGGAGATCGCGAGCCGCTGAACCCCAACGAGGAGTTCAAGCAGGCCGGTCCCCCGCTTGAGGTGCGGGAACGCATCTTGGACAAGTACTCCAAAGAGGGCTTCGACAGCATCGAGAAGAACGACCTGCGCGGGCGCATGCGCTGGTGGGGCCTGTACACCCAGCGTGAGCAGGGCTACGACGGCAGCTGGACCGGCGACGACAACATGGACAAGCTCGAGGCCAAGTACTTCATGCTGCGGGTGCGCTGTGACGGCGGCGCCCTGTCCGCCCCGGCGCTGCGCACGCTGGGCCAGATCTCGACCGAGTTCGCCCGCGACACCGCCGACATCTCCGATCGGGAGAACGTGCAGTACCACTGGATACGGGTGGAAGACGTCCCCGAAATCTGGCGGCGATTGGACGAGGTCGGCCTGCAGACCGCGGAGGCGTGCGGCGACTGCCCGCGGGTGATCTTGGGCTCACCGCTGGCCGGTGAATCGCTGGACGAGGTACTCGACCCGACCTGGGCGATCGACGAGATCGTGCGCCGCTACATCGGTCAGCCCGAGTTCGCCGACCTGCCGCGCAAGTTCAAGACCGCGATCTCCGGTCTGCAGGATGTCGTGCACGAGGTCAATGACATTGCGTTTATCGGCGTCAACCATCCCGAGCACGGCCCCGGGCTGGACCTGTGGGTGGGCGGCGGGCTGTCCACCGTCCCGATGCTGGGCCAGCGGGTCGGCGCCTGGGTACCGCTGGAAGAGGTGCCCGAGGTGTGGGCCGCGGTCACCTCGATCTTCCGCGACTACGGCTACCGACGGCTGCGGGCCAAGGCGCGGCTGAAGTTCCTGATCAAGGACTGGGGTATCGAGAAATTCCGGGAAGTTCTGGAAACCGAGTACCTCAAGCGTCCGCTGATCGACGGCCCGGCCCCCGAACCGGTCAAGCACCCGATCGACCACGTCGGCGTGCAGCGGCTCAAGAACGGGCTCAATGCCGTCGGCGTCGCCGCGATCGCGGGGCGGGTATCGGGCACCATCCTGTCCGCGGTGGCCGACCTCGCCGCGCAGGCGGGGTCGGACCGGATCCGGTTCACGCCCTACCAGAAGCTGGTCATCCTCGACATTCCCGACGACAAGCTCGACGACGTGACCGCCGGCCTCGACGCGCTCGGCCTGCAGTCGCAACCGTCGCATTGGCGCCGAAACCTGATGGCCTGCACCGGGATTGAGTTCTGCAAACTATCCTTCGCCGAAACCCGGGTCAGGGCGCAGACTTTGGTGCCGGAGCTGGAAAGCCGACTGCAGGACATCAACTCGCAGCTCGACGTGCCGATCACGGTCAACATCAACGGCTGCCCCAACTCGTGTGCGCGAATTCAGATCGCCGACATCGGCTTCAAGGGCCAGATGGTCGACGATGGCAACGGCAACTCGGTCGAGGGCTTCCAGGTGCATCTGGGCGGCAGCCTCGGCCTGGACAGCGGATTCGGCCGAAAACTGCGCCAGCACAAGGTCACCAGCGACGAGCTGGGCGACTACATCGATCGGGTGGCCCGCAACTTCGTCAAGCACCGCAACGACGGGGAGCGGTTCGCGCAATGGGCACTTCGCGCCGAGGAGGGCGACCTGCGATGA
- the hemW gene encoding radical SAM family heme chaperone HemW: protein MALRAVPAELPGIQRSPGQSFGIYVHVPFCITRCGYCDFNTYTPAELGGVNPDAWLEALRTELALAAARLDAPTVNTVFVGGGTPSLLGPARIVALLDMVREHFVLAPDAEITTEANPESAWPDFFEAARAAGYTRVSLGMQSVSPFVLGVLDRIHTPNRSAAAAREALAAGFEHVSLDLIYGTPVETDDDLLRSVDTAIATGVDHVSAYALVVEEGTALARRVRSGELAAPDDDVLAHRYELLDERLSAAGFDWYEVSNWSRPGGECRHNLGYWDGGQWWGAGPGAHGYVGATRWWNVKHPNAYAEVLAGSALPVAGFEQLDAEALHTEDVLLKTRLRQGLPLEGLNAAERERAKTVVADGLLVADGDRLVLTPRGRLLADAVVRTLLG, encoded by the coding sequence ATGGCCCTTCGCGCGGTACCGGCCGAGCTACCCGGGATACAGCGGAGTCCTGGACAGTCGTTTGGGATATATGTCCATGTCCCGTTCTGCATAACCCGTTGCGGGTACTGCGATTTCAACACCTACACACCCGCCGAGTTGGGCGGCGTCAACCCCGACGCCTGGCTCGAGGCGCTGCGCACCGAACTGGCGCTGGCCGCCGCGCGGCTGGATGCCCCGACGGTGAACACCGTGTTCGTCGGTGGTGGAACGCCGTCGCTGCTGGGCCCGGCGCGCATCGTCGCGCTGCTCGACATGGTGCGCGAGCACTTCGTGCTGGCGCCGGACGCCGAGATCACCACCGAGGCCAACCCGGAATCCGCCTGGCCGGACTTCTTCGAGGCCGCCCGAGCCGCCGGGTACACCAGGGTTTCCCTCGGCATGCAGTCGGTGTCCCCGTTCGTGCTGGGCGTCCTCGACCGGATCCACACCCCGAACCGGTCCGCAGCCGCGGCCCGCGAGGCGTTGGCGGCGGGCTTCGAACACGTCAGCCTGGACCTGATCTATGGAACGCCCGTGGAAACCGACGACGACCTGCTGCGCTCGGTCGACACGGCGATCGCGACCGGCGTCGATCATGTGTCCGCGTATGCGCTGGTGGTCGAGGAGGGAACCGCACTGGCGCGCAGGGTCCGCAGTGGCGAGCTGGCCGCACCCGACGACGACGTGCTGGCGCACCGCTACGAGTTGCTCGACGAGCGCCTGTCCGCAGCCGGCTTCGATTGGTATGAGGTGTCCAACTGGTCGCGGCCGGGCGGGGAGTGCCGGCACAACCTCGGCTACTGGGATGGTGGTCAGTGGTGGGGTGCCGGGCCGGGTGCGCACGGATACGTGGGCGCAACGCGGTGGTGGAATGTCAAGCATCCCAACGCCTATGCCGAGGTGCTGGCCGGTTCGGCGTTGCCGGTGGCGGGTTTCGAGCAGCTCGATGCCGAGGCATTGCACACCGAGGACGTGCTACTGAAAACCCGCCTGCGCCAGGGGCTTCCGCTGGAGGGGCTGAACGCCGCCGAACGTGAACGAGCCAAAACCGTTGTCGCCGACGGCTTGCTGGTGGCCGACGGCGACCGCCTGGTCCTCACGCCACGCGGCCGGTTGTTGGCCGACGCGGTCGTGCGGACGCTATTGGGGTGA
- a CDS encoding sodium-dependent bicarbonate transport family permease yields MLQEFWHNFTHNLFKPLLLFFYFGFLIPILKVRFEFPYVIYQGLTMYLLLAIGWHGGEELAEVNASSVGAIVGFMALGFVVNFLIGIFAYYLLGWLTRLRRIDRATIAGYYGSDSAGTFATCVAVLAAVNIAFNAYMPVMLAVMEIPGCLVALYLVAHLRHRGTDAAGNMADEPGYTPVKVGVGPGTAARPPQGQSLETERARGIEEELELSLEKGERTEELDVSPGTQLTKKKPSLFSRELFQEVFLNPGLVLLIGGIVIGLISGLQGQKVVQDDDKFFVMAFQGVLCLFLLEMGMTASRKLKDLRTAGPGFIFFAVLAPNVFATLGIFVACAYASVTHTDFKTGTYVLFAVLCGAASYIAVPAVQRLAIPEASPTLPLAASLGLTFSYNVTIGIPLYIEIARIIEQWFGV; encoded by the coding sequence ATGCTGCAAGAGTTCTGGCATAACTTCACGCACAACCTGTTCAAGCCACTCCTGCTTTTCTTCTACTTCGGATTCCTGATTCCGATCTTGAAGGTGCGATTCGAGTTCCCTTATGTGATCTATCAAGGCCTCACGATGTACCTGCTGTTGGCTATCGGCTGGCATGGCGGTGAGGAACTCGCCGAGGTCAATGCCTCCAGCGTCGGCGCGATCGTGGGATTCATGGCGCTGGGCTTCGTGGTCAACTTCCTGATCGGCATTTTCGCCTATTACCTGCTCGGTTGGCTGACCAGATTGCGCAGAATCGACCGGGCAACCATTGCCGGTTATTACGGGTCGGACTCGGCCGGCACGTTTGCCACCTGTGTGGCGGTCCTCGCCGCGGTGAACATCGCCTTCAACGCCTACATGCCGGTGATGCTGGCCGTGATGGAGATTCCCGGCTGCCTGGTGGCGCTGTACCTGGTGGCCCACCTGCGGCACCGCGGAACAGACGCCGCGGGCAACATGGCCGACGAGCCGGGCTACACCCCGGTCAAGGTCGGCGTCGGGCCCGGCACCGCGGCACGGCCGCCGCAGGGCCAGAGCCTGGAGACCGAGCGCGCACGGGGAATCGAGGAAGAACTCGAGCTTTCGCTGGAAAAGGGCGAGCGCACAGAGGAACTCGACGTGAGCCCGGGCACCCAGCTCACCAAGAAGAAGCCGTCCCTCTTCTCGCGCGAGCTTTTCCAGGAGGTCTTCCTCAACCCCGGGTTGGTCCTGCTGATCGGCGGGATTGTGATTGGCCTCATCAGTGGTCTGCAGGGCCAAAAGGTCGTGCAAGACGACGACAAGTTCTTCGTCATGGCGTTCCAGGGCGTGCTGTGTCTGTTCCTGCTCGAGATGGGCATGACGGCATCCCGCAAGTTGAAAGACCTCAGAACGGCAGGGCCCGGATTCATCTTCTTCGCGGTGCTGGCACCGAATGTCTTTGCCACACTGGGGATCTTCGTCGCCTGCGCCTACGCCAGCGTGACCCACACCGACTTCAAGACGGGCACCTATGTGCTGTTTGCGGTCTTGTGCGGCGCGGCGTCCTATATCGCCGTGCCGGCGGTCCAGCGATTGGCAATCCCGGAAGCGAGCCCGACACTGCCGTTGGCCGCGTCACTGGGTCTGACGTTCTCCTACAACGTCACGATCGGCATCCCGCTCTATATCGAGATCGCCCGCATCATCGAACAATGGTTCGGCGTCTGA
- a CDS encoding salicylate synthase produces MTEASVETNAIGVPFPLIPIPARVDPADLAAELAAVLPERVGEEYLLYEHTGQWVLASGVHAMIELDSDELRVIRDGVTLRQQWSGRPGSVLGKAIDSLLRETDQVFGWIAFEFGVYKYGLQQRLAPGTPLARLFWPSSRIVVSQDGISVSSDAHREVVLELVREGVPTLRETRGIDITADESNYRDRVNAAVSEIAAGRYNKVILSRSVEVPFALDFPSTYRLGRRHNTPVRSFLLQLGGIRALGYSPELVTAVRQDGEVITEPLAGTRALGRGPASDRQARDDLESNSKEIVEHAISVRNSLQEMNEIAEPGTVVVTDFMTVRERGSVQHLGSTVTGRLDASSDRMDALEALFPAVTASGIPKGAGVEAIMRLDEAPRGLYSGAVVMVSADGALDAALTLRSAYECDGTTWLRAGAGIIEESLAEREFEETCEKLSTLAPYLIARQ; encoded by the coding sequence ATGACCGAAGCCAGCGTCGAGACAAATGCGATCGGTGTGCCGTTTCCGCTGATTCCCATCCCGGCCCGCGTCGACCCTGCCGATCTGGCAGCCGAGTTGGCGGCGGTCCTGCCTGAGCGAGTCGGGGAGGAGTATTTGCTCTACGAGCACACCGGCCAATGGGTGCTGGCCAGCGGCGTGCACGCGATGATCGAGCTGGACAGCGATGAATTGCGGGTTATCCGGGATGGCGTGACTTTGCGACAACAGTGGTCCGGGCGACCGGGGTCGGTCCTGGGTAAGGCGATTGATTCGCTGCTGCGGGAAACCGACCAAGTTTTCGGCTGGATCGCCTTCGAATTCGGTGTCTACAAATACGGGCTGCAGCAGCGGTTGGCGCCGGGCACCCCGCTGGCCCGACTGTTCTGGCCGAGTTCTCGCATCGTGGTGAGCCAGGACGGCATTTCTGTGTCCTCGGACGCGCATCGCGAAGTGGTGCTCGAATTAGTCCGCGAGGGTGTGCCCACTCTGCGCGAAACCCGCGGGATCGATATCACCGCCGACGAATCGAATTACCGCGATCGGGTGAATGCGGCGGTCAGTGAAATCGCGGCCGGGCGGTACAACAAGGTGATTCTTTCCCGTTCCGTGGAAGTGCCTTTCGCGCTGGACTTTCCGTCTACCTATCGGCTGGGCCGTCGGCACAACACGCCGGTGCGGTCGTTTCTGCTGCAGCTGGGCGGAATTCGTGCGCTGGGCTACAGCCCCGAGCTCGTCACGGCCGTCCGTCAGGACGGCGAGGTGATCACCGAGCCGTTGGCGGGCACCCGCGCGCTCGGTCGTGGTCCGGCGAGCGACCGGCAAGCCCGCGACGATCTGGAATCGAATTCCAAAGAGATTGTCGAGCATGCTATTTCGGTGCGCAACTCGCTGCAGGAGATGAATGAGATCGCCGAACCCGGCACGGTGGTCGTGACCGACTTCATGACCGTGCGGGAGCGGGGGAGTGTGCAACACCTGGGCTCGACGGTCACCGGGCGGTTGGATGCGTCCAGCGACCGGATGGACGCTTTGGAGGCGCTCTTTCCGGCGGTCACCGCGTCGGGAATCCCGAAGGGCGCGGGCGTCGAGGCGATCATGCGCCTCGACGAAGCACCGCGCGGGCTGTATTCCGGTGCGGTGGTGATGGTCTCGGCCGACGGAGCTCTGGATGCCGCGCTGACGCTGCGGTCAGCCTACGAATGCGACGGGACGACGTGGCTGCGGGCCGGTGCCGGAATCATCGAAGAGTCGCTAGCCGAACGCGAATTCGAGGAAACCTGCGAGAAGCTGTCCACGCTGGCGCCGTATCTGATTGCGCGTCAGTAG
- a CDS encoding MerR family transcriptional regulator, whose product MPPDRPPRPEPGTIASVLYNVRRVPKRVRRQSRDFIETAVSQLFDAAMQHPHGTAASGEYRIDDLARLAGTTTRNIRVYRDRGLLPPPLRVGRIALFNDTHLTRLRLITSMLDRGYNIAHVREMLSAWEEGKNLGDVLGLETAIVGTWTTEKPETMTLVDAQRLVDDPTAFERLVALQVIRVDGERATVTRPKLIEAFNEIRGYGVKLEKLVDLHEQIVPEIDKISDLLVRAGAEHVIDKIKPGQALPADAEIAELITMLVRFRTQAVATVTATLASSIESNIESLASRILADYLERSPEAGADAPLDELSARRRKAN is encoded by the coding sequence ATGCCACCCGACCGACCGCCTCGCCCGGAGCCCGGCACCATCGCCAGCGTCCTGTACAACGTGCGCCGGGTTCCCAAACGCGTTCGCCGCCAATCGCGGGACTTCATCGAGACCGCGGTGTCTCAGTTGTTCGACGCGGCCATGCAGCATCCACACGGCACCGCGGCGTCCGGGGAATACCGGATCGACGACCTGGCCCGGCTGGCCGGCACCACGACCCGCAACATCCGCGTCTACCGCGATCGCGGGCTGCTGCCGCCGCCGTTGCGGGTCGGCCGCATCGCCTTGTTCAACGACACCCATCTGACCCGGCTGCGGCTGATCACCTCGATGCTCGACCGCGGCTACAACATCGCACACGTGCGGGAAATGCTCAGCGCGTGGGAGGAAGGCAAGAACCTCGGCGATGTGCTGGGTCTGGAGACGGCCATCGTGGGTACCTGGACCACCGAGAAGCCGGAAACCATGACGCTGGTCGACGCCCAGCGCCTGGTCGATGATCCAACGGCATTCGAGCGACTGGTCGCGCTGCAGGTGATCCGGGTGGACGGCGAGCGGGCCACCGTCACCCGGCCCAAGCTGATCGAAGCGTTCAACGAGATCCGGGGCTACGGCGTCAAATTGGAGAAGCTAGTCGACCTGCACGAGCAGATCGTGCCCGAGATCGACAAGATCAGCGACCTGCTGGTGCGCGCCGGCGCCGAACACGTCATCGACAAGATCAAGCCGGGCCAGGCACTGCCCGCGGATGCCGAGATCGCCGAACTGATCACGATGCTGGTCCGGTTCCGCACTCAGGCGGTGGCCACCGTCACCGCAACGCTGGCGTCCTCGATCGAGTCCAACATCGAGTCGTTGGCCAGCCGTATCCTCGCCGACTACCTCGAACGCTCACCGGAAGCCGGAGCCGATGCGCCGCTCGACGAGTTGTCGGCACGCCGGCGGAAAGCCAACTGA
- a CDS encoding flavin-containing monooxygenase, producing the protein MSADHTYATLIIGAGFTGLGAAIRLAEAGVTDIVILERADRVGGTWRDTTYPGASCDVPSLLYSYSFVKNPTWSRTYSPAPEICRHLEDMATKFDIRRHIRFKHEVTGLTFDEDAGVWTAKTKNRKRFRARTVVLASGPLSDVCFPNIRGLDSYSGHKIHSARWDHDYDFAGKRVAVIGTGASAIQIVPELVKQAGFVKVFQRTPGWVLPRLDVATPTAVQTLFAKVPAVQQLARRALFWGHEASATALVWNTPLTSLVARLGQAHLRATVKDAWLRRQLTPDFAPGCKRMLVSSDYYPALQRDNCKLISWPIATLSPVGIRTSDGIEHHLDCIVFATGYDVHLTGPPFDVSGLGGRSLAGEWAGGAQAYKSINAHGYPNLFFMTGPNSGPGHNSLLVYIEGQLDYAVRGIRTILDDDLRYLDVRKDVQVRHNEDIQRRLTKTTWMSGCRSWYLTKDGFNGSMYPGFASQYLRQMNDFRYADYQAVARRATARVTSTA; encoded by the coding sequence GTGAGCGCCGACCACACCTACGCAACACTGATCATCGGGGCCGGCTTCACCGGACTCGGTGCCGCAATTCGGTTGGCCGAGGCCGGGGTTACCGACATCGTCATCCTGGAGCGCGCCGACCGGGTGGGTGGAACATGGCGCGACACCACCTATCCGGGGGCCAGCTGTGACGTCCCGTCGCTGCTGTACTCGTATTCATTCGTGAAGAACCCGACGTGGTCGCGAACGTACTCACCTGCCCCGGAGATCTGCCGCCACCTCGAGGACATGGCGACGAAATTCGACATCCGCCGTCACATCCGGTTCAAACACGAAGTCACCGGCTTGACCTTCGACGAGGACGCCGGTGTGTGGACGGCCAAAACCAAGAACCGCAAGCGATTTCGCGCCCGCACCGTCGTGCTGGCCTCCGGCCCGCTGTCGGATGTCTGCTTCCCGAACATCCGGGGCCTGGACAGCTACTCCGGACACAAGATCCACAGCGCCCGCTGGGATCACGACTACGACTTCGCGGGCAAGCGAGTCGCCGTCATCGGTACCGGCGCCAGCGCCATCCAGATCGTTCCCGAACTGGTCAAGCAGGCCGGGTTCGTCAAGGTGTTCCAGCGCACTCCCGGTTGGGTGCTGCCCCGTCTGGATGTGGCGACTCCCACGGCGGTGCAGACGCTGTTCGCCAAAGTTCCCGCCGTCCAACAGCTTGCCCGCCGGGCGCTGTTCTGGGGCCACGAGGCCAGTGCCACGGCGCTGGTGTGGAACACCCCGCTCACCTCGCTGGTGGCCCGACTCGGCCAGGCCCATTTGCGCGCCACGGTCAAGGACGCGTGGCTGCGCCGGCAGCTGACCCCCGATTTCGCCCCCGGCTGCAAGCGCATGCTGGTCTCCAGCGATTACTACCCGGCGCTGCAACGCGACAACTGCAAACTGATCTCCTGGCCCATCGCGACGCTGAGCCCGGTCGGCATCCGCACCAGCGACGGCATCGAACACCACCTCGACTGCATCGTGTTCGCCACCGGCTACGACGTCCACCTCACGGGTCCGCCGTTCGACGTCAGCGGCCTCGGCGGTCGGTCGCTGGCCGGCGAATGGGCCGGCGGCGCACAGGCTTACAAGAGCATCAACGCGCACGGCTACCCGAACCTGTTCTTCATGACCGGCCCCAACTCCGGGCCGGGCCATAATTCGCTGCTGGTCTACATCGAGGGCCAGCTCGATTACGCGGTGCGCGGCATTCGCACCATCCTCGACGACGACCTGCGCTACCTCGACGTGCGCAAAGACGTCCAGGTGCGCCATAACGAGGACATTCAGCGCCGGCTCACGAAGACGACCTGGATGTCGGGTTGCCGCAGTTGGTATCTCACCAAGGATGGGTTCAACGGCTCGATGTACCCGGGATTCGCGAGCCAGTATCTTCGCCAGATGAACGATTTCCGCTATGCGGACTACCAGGCGGTGGCGCGCCGGGCCACGGCGCGCGTCACCTCGACCGCGTAA
- a CDS encoding ferritin-like domain-containing protein, whose amino-acid sequence MAIDMEAMLAKIKDRQWALADIDWDATGAETIKPEFRPKLKAFMADLCWIENIGARGFAALAKKAPDPTIAEIYRYFHAEEQRHANAELALMKRWGMLEDGEIPKPNVNIRLAIEWLDNFADDMPLSVLGTVIPMLEVALDGALLKFLLESVEDPVCHQVFEKINNDESRHIAVDFEVLEMIGNAKARRLAIEFVGRFASPGLILGMVMYVPLLNRIRNEMAGMGMEPERLFNAVNRFKQLGDRGERTRRVPTYKLLKRHGMWVVNPRHPYQLLANSMVWLSDFYPKPLLRPMPSWSRELTHDPAA is encoded by the coding sequence GTGGCCATCGATATGGAAGCCATGCTTGCGAAAATCAAGGATCGGCAGTGGGCGCTGGCCGATATCGACTGGGACGCAACGGGCGCCGAAACCATCAAGCCCGAATTTCGGCCCAAGCTCAAGGCCTTCATGGCCGACCTGTGCTGGATCGAGAACATCGGTGCCCGAGGATTTGCGGCGCTCGCCAAGAAGGCGCCGGACCCGACCATCGCCGAAATCTACCGATACTTCCATGCCGAGGAGCAGCGGCACGCCAACGCCGAATTGGCGCTGATGAAACGCTGGGGCATGCTCGAGGACGGCGAGATCCCCAAGCCCAACGTCAACATCCGCTTGGCGATCGAATGGCTCGACAACTTCGCCGACGACATGCCGCTGTCGGTGCTGGGCACCGTGATCCCGATGCTGGAGGTGGCACTCGACGGTGCGCTGCTGAAATTCCTGCTGGAATCCGTGGAAGACCCGGTCTGCCACCAAGTCTTCGAGAAGATCAACAACGACGAATCACGGCATATCGCCGTCGATTTCGAGGTGCTGGAGATGATCGGCAACGCAAAGGCACGCCGGCTGGCCATCGAATTCGTCGGCCGCTTCGCATCGCCGGGCCTCATCCTCGGGATGGTCATGTACGTACCGCTACTCAACCGCATCCGCAATGAGATGGCCGGCATGGGAATGGAACCCGAGCGACTGTTCAACGCGGTCAACCGTTTCAAGCAACTCGGCGACCGGGGCGAACGTACCCGACGGGTGCCCACCTACAAGCTGCTCAAACGGCACGGCATGTGGGTGGTCAACCCGCGCCACCCCTATCAACTGCTGGCCAACTCCATGGTGTGGCTGTCGGATTTCTACCCCAAGCCACTGCTAAGGCCGATGCCCAGCTGGTCCAGGGAACTCACCCACGACCCGGCGGCCTGA
- a CDS encoding SDR family NAD(P)-dependent oxidoreductase, with product MVFGPLDKLLGTSKATSRDALAVVTGAGSGIGAAFAVELGRRGGTVVCSDIDEAAAQQTADAIAELGAKSMAMRCDVSRIDDVRTLAETAQSYFGAAPTLVINNAGVGAGGAAIGDVPLNDWEWTLGVNLWGPIHGCHVFTPILREAGPSHAPRGIINVASAAAFAAAPGMAAYNVSKAGVLSLSETLAAELSGTDIRVTVLCPTFVKTNIVESGRITEESSDLANKLMRWTGISAQKVARICLAAHDRDELYCMPQLDAKVGWNIKRLAPQAYTRVAGLASRANLH from the coding sequence ATGGTGTTCGGACCGCTGGACAAACTGCTGGGCACGTCGAAGGCCACCAGCCGCGACGCACTGGCCGTGGTGACGGGGGCCGGCAGCGGCATCGGCGCCGCGTTCGCCGTCGAGCTCGGTCGCCGCGGCGGCACGGTGGTGTGCAGCGATATCGACGAAGCCGCCGCGCAGCAGACCGCCGATGCGATCGCCGAGCTGGGTGCGAAGTCGATGGCGATGCGCTGCGACGTCTCGCGGATCGACGACGTCCGCACGCTGGCCGAAACGGCACAGTCCTACTTCGGGGCCGCACCCACCCTGGTCATCAACAACGCCGGTGTCGGCGCCGGTGGCGCCGCGATCGGCGATGTGCCCCTAAATGATTGGGAGTGGACGCTCGGCGTCAACTTGTGGGGCCCGATTCACGGCTGCCACGTGTTCACTCCTATCCTGCGCGAGGCCGGGCCGTCACATGCCCCGCGCGGCATCATCAATGTCGCCTCGGCGGCGGCGTTCGCCGCGGCCCCCGGTATGGCCGCCTACAACGTGAGCAAGGCCGGGGTGCTTTCGCTTTCCGAAACGCTGGCCGCCGAATTGTCCGGCACCGACATCCGGGTCACTGTGTTGTGCCCGACGTTTGTCAAGACCAACATCGTCGAATCGGGCCGCATCACCGAAGAATCCAGCGATCTCGCCAACAAACTGATGCGCTGGACCGGGATCTCGGCACAGAAGGTGGCGCGGATCTGCTTGGCCGCCCATGACCGCGACGAGCTCTACTGCATGCCGCAACTCGACGCCAAGGTCGGCTGGAATATCAAACGTCTCGCCCCACAGGCCTATACCCGCGTAGCGGGTCTGGCATCCCGGGCAAACCTGCACTGA
- a CDS encoding alpha/beta hydrolase, with amino-acid sequence MADIVPARGSLRSRGAAAVSTYTLRPFSGVVPPEKAWGIWLSRRMIAQVMATFGPSLAGTRAEQVDTRLPDGRRVKGEWVYGPRTPTSEAPRSSTDAGAIYYVHGSGYAVCSPKTHRRLTSWLSSLTGLPVFSVDYRLAPRHRFPTAADDVRAGWDWLVQTCGIPAKQIVIAGDSAGGHLTVDMLLQPEVAAQSPAALVLFSPLIDMTFALSLAREKIRPDPAIRVADAARLVALYHPGIELTHPRLTLDVAGGATLPPTLVQAGGAEMLQDDARQLAADIKAAGGRCELQVWPHQVHVFQALPRMTPEAAKAMAYVARFIAHALQDARAVAQEVG; translated from the coding sequence ATGGCGGACATCGTTCCGGCCCGTGGGTCACTGAGGTCCCGCGGCGCGGCGGCGGTAAGCACGTACACATTGCGGCCGTTCAGCGGAGTGGTGCCGCCCGAAAAGGCGTGGGGAATCTGGTTGTCGCGCCGGATGATCGCGCAGGTGATGGCCACCTTCGGCCCCTCGCTGGCGGGCACCCGCGCCGAGCAGGTCGACACGAGATTGCCCGACGGCCGCCGGGTCAAGGGCGAATGGGTGTACGGGCCCCGCACGCCAACGAGCGAGGCGCCGCGTTCGTCGACCGACGCGGGCGCAATCTACTACGTGCACGGCAGCGGTTATGCCGTGTGCTCGCCAAAGACACACCGGCGGTTGACATCCTGGCTGTCGTCGCTGACCGGGCTGCCGGTGTTCAGCGTTGACTACCGGCTGGCACCGCGCCATCGCTTCCCCACCGCCGCCGACGATGTCCGGGCGGGCTGGGATTGGCTGGTGCAAACGTGCGGTATTCCGGCAAAACAGATTGTGATCGCCGGTGATTCGGCCGGCGGTCACCTGACGGTCGACATGCTGTTGCAACCCGAGGTCGCCGCGCAATCCCCGGCCGCGCTGGTGCTGTTCTCGCCGCTTATCGACATGACGTTCGCGCTGTCGCTCGCCCGCGAAAAGATTCGCCCCGATCCCGCCATCCGGGTGGCCGACGCGGCCCGCCTGGTCGCGCTCTATCACCCGGGCATCGAGCTCACCCACCCCCGGTTGACGCTCGACGTTGCCGGCGGAGCGACATTGCCCCCGACCCTGGTTCAGGCCGGCGGAGCCGAAATGCTGCAGGACGACGCGCGGCAGCTGGCCGCCGACATCAAGGCGGCCGGCGGCCGCTGCGAGCTGCAAGTGTGGCCCCACCAAGTCCATGTCTTCCAAGCACTTCCGCGCATGACACCGGAAGCCGCCAAGGCCATGGCCTACGTCGCGCGGTTCATCGCCCACGCGTTGCAGGATGCGCGCGCAGTCGCGCAAGAGGTGGGCTGA